In Paenibacillus protaetiae, the genomic stretch AGGGGAAGGCTATATCGCCTATTTGATGCCAAAGCCTTGCTGGGCGATTCTCCGCTTCCGGATCGAGCCCGGGCCGCGGGGCAGCGGGCTGCAATACGATACGCAGGTTCGCGCCGACCAGCTGCTCCCGCAATACCAGAATGAAGTGGCGCGCCGCGTGCCGGAAGCGCTGCAGCAGGGGCTGAAAGGCTGGGAAGTCGTCGATTTGAAGGTGACGCTTATTTACGGCGAACATCATGTTTGGCACACGCATCCGCTTGATTTTGTAGTAGCGACGCCGATGGCGATTATGAACGGTCTGGCGGCGGTGACAACGAAGCTGCTGGAGCCGGTTTGGCAGTTCCGTATCGTGGTGCCGGAAGAGTACGGCGGACGCGTAATGCATGACATTACGCTGATGCGCGGCATGTGCGAGGCGCCGGTGCTGCAAGGCGACCGGATTGTTATCGAAGGCCGCGTGCCGGCGGCGACGTCGCTCGAATATGCGACGGAGCTGCATTCGCTGACCAAAGGGCGCGGCACGATCGCCACATTTTTTGGCGGGTATGAAGAATGCCCGCCGGACGTGGACGCCGAGCGCCAGCGGCGCGGCGTCAACCCGCTGGACCAGGCGCGCTACATCTTGAGCGTGCGCAACGCGCTGCAAGGCTGACGCGCCGCTTCGCGCATGCTGCGGAAAGCGCAGCGGCAGCGACGCGCGTATAGCGGGTGAAACGCGAAGCGGCGCAGTGCGCTGAGCGGCGAGCGATGGTGCGGCTTCGCCGCTGGACGCGGCGGGCAATTGACAGGGCGGTTATAGCAGCAGTCATGCACTGTTTTTACTCCAATCAAGAGATGAATGATGCCGAAACAGCAAAAAAAATGCAGCTTATTTCGCCTGCATTTCATGCATGCTTTTTAAGGCGCCGATAAGGGCTTTCGCTTAAACGGTCTGTTGATCCGGCTAGGACAAGCGGTACGAAGCAAACGGTTCGCCTAAACGGAATGAATCGCTGATTTCGTTCAGCTTGCTTAGGGCGGCCGAATCCAGCTTCAGCTGCAAGCTGGCACTGTTCTCCAGCAGCTGCGCTTCGTTTGTCGCGCCGACAATAACGGTAGAGACGGCCGGCTGCTCCATCAGCCATCGCAGCGACAGCACGCTTGGCGTGCAGCCCAGGCTGGCGGCCAGCCCGGCAACATCACGGCCGAGCTGCATGTTCCGCTCGGCAAAGAAACGTTTGAAGCTCGGGTCGGTTTCCGCGCGGGAGCCTTGAGGAACATTGTCCGGCGCAGTGTATTTGCCGGTCAAAATGCCGCCTGCAAGCGGAAAATAGGGAATGATGCCTACGCCTTGGTCTTCGGCCAGCGGAACAAGCTCGCGTTCCGGCGTACGGTCGGCGAGCGAGTAGCTTGTCTGAATGGATACGAACCGGTTCAAACCAAGCTTGTCGCTGATGCCAAGCGCCTTCATCAGCTCCCACGCCGCATAGTTGGAAGCGCCGATGTAGCGCACTTTGCCGCTGCGGATCATGTCGTCCAAAGCGCGGAGCGTTTCTTCGAGCGGAGTATACGGATCAAAGGTATGGATTTGATACAGATCCACATAATCCGTCTGCAGCCGCCGCAGGCTGTCCTCCAGCTCCTGCTGCAGATGAAACCGCGACGAGCCGCGGCCGTTTGGCCCTTCGGAGCGCGGCAGTCCGGCCTTTGTCGCCAGCACCGCTTCACGCCTTCTGCCGGCAAGCGCTTTGCCGATAATGCGTTCCGATTCCGTACCGCTATAAATATTAGCGGTATCAATGAAGTTCACGCCGCTGTCGAGCGCGGCATGAACGATACGGACGGAAGCTTGCTCATCTGCCCGTTTGCCAAATGCGTTAGTGCCAAGCCCAAGCAATGAAACTTGCAGCCCGCTGCTGCCTAAACGACGGTAGTCCATTCATAAACCTCCTCCGCATAGTTATGTACCTTTTTATCATAGAACTTGCTGCTGTATACAGGCAAGCCCCGGCAGATGACAACCCGGGGCTGCGCTGCAACAGGCAAGCCCCGGCAGACAACAAACCGGGAATTGCGCTGCGGCATGTGCGCCGAGGCGAATAGACAACTTGCAGCCCGGTGTGGGATAGTAATAGAAAGAAAGCGATTACCTAGCAGGAGGAGATCGTGATGGTCAAACGCGTTATTATGCGCGCGCAGCTTAAGCAGCCTTTCTTGGAGCAAGGGCTGGAAGCCATTCGCCAAAGCGCTGAAGCGCAGCAGCTTGTTCAGGACGGCATGCTGATGACGGCGGCTGCGTTTCACTGGCAGCGCAATGTTTTTTTATATTACGAATGCTTGGGCACAGAGCCCGGACCGGCAGATCTTCTACCGTCCCTTATAGAGCCGTGGCTGGAGTTATGGCCGGGACAGGCCGCTCCGAGGCGCTGGATTCCGATGATTGATGTGTTCCATTTCAACGAGCCGGCCAGCGCCGGGCATTGGCGGCGCAAGGAGCCGGCGGAGCGGAGGGTTGGCCGCGTTGCCCACTTAAAGCCGGAAATGACGGCGAGTTATATTTATTATCATTACCAGCTGCAGGAGGAGCAGGCGTTTCACGGACCCAAATACGAAATCATTGCCATGCACGAAAACCTGCTGTTTGGATATCAGGAGTTTCCTGCTGTTGTGGAGCCCCCTGTCGTACCGAAAAAGCTTGCAACGTCCGGCACGCCGGCGAACTGGAACGATTCGCGGATGGATTTGCATTTTCAGCCGTGGGAGGATGGACACCTCTATTTTAAGCCGGTGGAAACATTATTCTCTTATTACAAGCAATAGGCTGCAAAGGTGAATGGATTCCAGATCCGGTCAAGCCATATACAAAACGCCTTTCATCTCGGTATAATAGATCTATTATGATTCCTTTTTTGGAGGCTGGAGGAGGTGGGCGCGCTGTTTGAGCTTCACGACCTGATCCCGTATTTTTTCTCGATTAGCGTTATTGCTTCATTTGCGTATGCCGCCTTTTTGTTCCGGCAGCATCGGGAAATAAGCGAAATTTGGCATGCGGATGCAAGCCACCGGGTATTGCAGGATGCCCGCCAGGAAGCGGTCAGCGTACGCGAGCCGCTTGGGCGCAAGCTTGTGAGGTCCATTAAGCGCAAAGAGTCGCCGGACGGCGATTCCTCGGATTGTGCCGCTCTCTGTTTATGAAATTTATTTTCATCCAACAGGGAGGAACAGACCTTTATGAATAAACAACAATCAATTTTCAAGAAGCCGAAGCTGTATGCTGCGCTTTCCGCGCTGCTGCTGCTTGCAGGCTGCGGTTCCAAAACCGGCACGATCGACGCGAACACGCCGGGATTTTTTAATCACTATGTCATTTATCCGCTGTCGTATCTCATTCAGCATATCGCTGCCTTTTTCGGCGGCAACTACGGCATTGCCGTCATCATCATAACGCTTATGATTCGCCTCGTTCTGCTGCCGCTTATGCTGCGGCAATACCGCAGCCAGCAGACGATGCGAGACAAGATGAAGGTGATGAAGCCGGAACTGGACAAGCTGAATGAAAAATATAAAGGCAAAACAGACCGTGAATCGGCGCAGAAAAAGCAGCAGGAAATGATGCAGCTGTACGGCCAGCACCAGTTTAATCCGTTATCCATGGGCTGTCTGCCGATGATTATTCAAATTCCGATTTTGTCCGGCTTGTATTATGCCATCAAGCAGACGCCTGAGCTTGCTCAGCATTCCTTCTTATGGTTCCAGCTTGGCCAAAAAGATATGATTTTGCCGTTCCTTGCGGGAGCGATTTATTATGTGCAGTTCCGCGTTTCGCAAATCGGCATGGACTCTGCGCAGCAGAAGCAGATGGCGGTGATGGGGCTGCTTTCTCCCGTCATGATGGCGATCTTTTCCTTTAACGCGCCGGCAGCCGTACCGCTGTATTGGGTCACGGGCGGCACGTTTATGATTTTGCAGACGCTGCTCTCCAAAAAAATTTACGGCGAAAAAACGCCGGAAATTCATACGCAGTCGTCTTAACGAACAAACAGTCCAGCGCCCCTTACGCAAGGGGCGCCTTTGTTGTATGGACGCCGCCCGTACCCGGCCAGCACCATAACCGTATGGAAGAGCGGCTGCCGAATGGGCGTTGCGGCCGGAATGGGCCATGACATGACAATGTCAGCTCAGGATGGTACAATAGACTACATATCTTGTTGGATGATGCTGCTCTTTGTTACACAGGCTTGTTCCGTTCCGGCCGTTCCTCAGGCTTAGGAGCAAGGCGGTTCAACTCCTCGAAAGCGCTTGTTAAGTGCCCGTTAATCGTTTCTTCTTCCGTAAAAAGTCCAAACTTCGGATCGATATCCTTTTCTGTCACTAAGCTTTTTGGCTGGTCTTCCTGTCTTTTTCTCCGGTTGCCGTACGGCTGCGTCACGGTTATTCGCATCCCCTTTATTCGTTTTTTTATCAGATATTTCAGATAAGTACACCTGTCGCGATAGGGCTATAGTATACCCTTTGGAAGAAGTGTCTATTGCAT encodes the following:
- a CDS encoding aldo/keto reductase, with protein sequence MDYRRLGSSGLQVSLLGLGTNAFGKRADEQASVRIVHAALDSGVNFIDTANIYSGTESERIIGKALAGRRREAVLATKAGLPRSEGPNGRGSSRFHLQQELEDSLRRLQTDYVDLYQIHTFDPYTPLEETLRALDDMIRSGKVRYIGASNYAAWELMKALGISDKLGLNRFVSIQTSYSLADRTPERELVPLAEDQGVGIIPYFPLAGGILTGKYTAPDNVPQGSRAETDPSFKRFFAERNMQLGRDVAGLAASLGCTPSVLSLRWLMEQPAVSTVIVGATNEAQLLENSASLQLKLDSAALSKLNEISDSFRLGEPFASYRLS
- the yidC gene encoding membrane protein insertase YidC; translated protein: MNKQQSIFKKPKLYAALSALLLLAGCGSKTGTIDANTPGFFNHYVIYPLSYLIQHIAAFFGGNYGIAVIIITLMIRLVLLPLMLRQYRSQQTMRDKMKVMKPELDKLNEKYKGKTDRESAQKKQQEMMQLYGQHQFNPLSMGCLPMIIQIPILSGLYYAIKQTPELAQHSFLWFQLGQKDMILPFLAGAIYYVQFRVSQIGMDSAQQKQMAVMGLLSPVMMAIFSFNAPAAVPLYWVTGGTFMILQTLLSKKIYGEKTPEIHTQSS